A window of Solea solea chromosome 18, fSolSol10.1, whole genome shotgun sequence contains these coding sequences:
- the crip1 gene encoding cysteine-rich protein 1: MPKCPKCNKEVYFAEKVTSMGKDYHRPCLKCEKCNKTLSAGSHAVHDEKPYCHNPCYSALFGPGGFGRGGSESYKY, from the exons ATGCCAAAGTGTCCGAAATGCAATAAAGAAGTTTACTTCG ccGAGAAGGTGACGTCAATGGGGAAGGACTATCACAGGCCCTGTCTGAAGTGTGAGAAGTGCAACAAGACCCTGTCAGCAGGCTCACATGCAGTG CACGATGAAAAGCCTTACTGCCACAACCCCTGCTACAGTGCTCTGTTTGGACCTGGTG GCTTCGGTCGTGGTGGATCCGAGAGCTACAAATATTAG
- the tmx1 gene encoding thioredoxin-related transmembrane protein 1, with translation MASSRTDTAMSQSKQHSFICCLFLVIQLTTVPVWTKPDSLREVTDGNWEEILTGEWMIEFYAPWCPACQQLQSVWKEFADWGEDMGVNIAKVDVTEQPGLSGRFIITSLPTIYHCKDGAFRKYQGARTKDDFLSFVDEQKWTAVEPISSWFGPSSFLMNSMSALFKLSMFIRRCHNYMTEHLGIPVWGSYVIFGLATLFSGLVLGLLLVFIADFVFPSRRFSSPDYYQKKQTMEQARLIHQQEDAHEADGEEEEDDEDDEEDGDQGDVWRRRRRGSPEGRPEPRGQGLPDEALRKRVVRTREEQEEEEEDT, from the exons ATGGCGAGCAGCCGCACGGACACAGCGATGTCACAGAGTAAACAGCACTCGTTCATTTGCTGTTTGTTCCTTGTGATACAGTTAACGACGGTGCCAGTTTGGACCAAACCGGACAGCCTTAGAGAAGTCACCGACGGCAACTGGGAAGAAATCCTCACCGGAGAATGGATGATTGAATT CTATGCTCCCTGGTGTCCGGCATGTCAGCAACTGCAGTCGGTGTGGAAGGAGTTTGCAGACTGGGGGGAGGACATGGGGGTCAACATAGCCAAGGTGGACGTCACAGAACAACCAG GTCTGAGTGGACGATTCATCATCACTTCACTTCCTACTATTTATCA cTGTAAGGATGGCGCCTTCCGGAAGTACCAGGGAGCGCGCACGAAAGATGACTTTCTCAGCTTCGTCGACGAGCAGAAATGGACAGCTGTGGAGCCAATTTCATCTTGGTTCGGGCCGTCGTCATTTTT GATGAATTCAATGTCTGCTTTGTTCAAGCTCTCCATGTTTATCCGG CGTTGTCACAATTACATGACCGAGCATCTGGGGATTCCTGTTTGGGGGTCGTATGTGATCTTCGGCTTGGCCACTCTGTTCTCTGGCCTTGTGCTCGGACTG TTACTGGTGTTCATCGCAGACTTTGTCTTCCCCTCGAGACGCTTTTCCTCTCCTGACTACTACCAGA AGAAACAAACGATGGAGCAGGCGAGGTTAATCCACCAACAAGAGGACGCGCACGAGGCCGAcggcgaggaagaggaggatgatgaggacgacgaggaggacGGGGACCAGGGCGATgtctggaggagaaggagacgaGGGTCCCCCGAGGGTCGCCCTGAGCCCAGGGGTCAGGGTTTGCCCGACGAAGCCCTGAGGAAGAGGGTGGTGCGCACCCgcgaggagcaggaggaagaggaggaggacacctAG